In Phacochoerus africanus isolate WHEZ1 chromosome 1, ROS_Pafr_v1, whole genome shotgun sequence, the following are encoded in one genomic region:
- the LOC125113168 gene encoding uncharacterized protein LOC125113168: MPPVQKRKLDPLPKKHRHLRKVVRTKRKRKRKSKRKEKVETHRPGILPASLVRPQNEEDEVIDNKLTLLSAKEDGPDLPNKERLQSQQDEDTCVMHQEYPIQPCELSVSQELRPSSPAETSLASPPLCFGRFISCVCQTFSRSRKRKSGRESTKQAEGGGDAKAPRPGLLRVLGENRVEPH; this comes from the exons ATGCCTCCAGTCCAGAAGAGGAAGCTCGATCCACTTCCAAAAAAGCATAGACATCTTAGGAAGGTCgtaaggacaaagagaaagagaaagagaaagagcaagaggaaagagaaagtggAGACCCACCGCCCTGGTATTCTTCCAGCATCTTTAGTTAGACCACAAAATGAAGAAGATGAGGTGATAGATAACAAGCTGACCCTACTCAGTGCCAAGGAAGATGGTCCTGACCTTCCCAACAAG GAGAGATTGCAGAGTCAGCAGGATGAAGACACCTGTGTGATGCATCAGGAATATCCGATCCAGCCCTGTGAGCTCTCAGTGTCCCAGGAGCTCAGGCCCTCTTCTCCTGCAGAGACATCCTTGGCATCACCACCACTCTGCTTTGGTCGTTTTATAAGCTGTGTCTGCCAGACCTTCTCAAGGTCCAGGAAGAGGAAATCTGGAAGAGAGAGCACCAAGCAGGCTGAGGGAGGAGGTGATGCAAAGGCTCCAAGACCTGGTCTTCTGAGGGTTCTGGGCGAAAACAGAGTAGAGCCTCACTAA